In Primulina huaijiensis isolate GDHJ02 chromosome 16, ASM1229523v2, whole genome shotgun sequence, a single genomic region encodes these proteins:
- the LOC140960808 gene encoding probable glycosyltransferase At5g20260, which translates to MAASHVHRIIFPNTSDLSRRLRKYSAKGSSLFLLPFFLAFTSSILIFFYSSYTSKLKENVPTDPTGLHANPFLELPKLKYPNSITQVSVLGTHITRSRPDDDQLEPRNTTSSRVTEPESPPFSASSAVGGTGDDHHERHQWWKEAVKIGSTGGMQEKNEDVFHDRNIFKEEYHRMNRTLKIFSYPHQKNDPFANVLLPVHSEPTGNYASESYFKKSLFSSHFLTDDPSEADLFYLPFSIAGLRHDRRIGVGGIKDFIKDYVRKISREYPYWNRTGGADHFYVACHSVGRSATEKAVEVKLNAIQVVCSSSYFLQGYVAHKDASIPQIWPRKGKPPVRLPSERKNLAFYAGAMNSRERRSLIEHWGNDTKILVHRARLKTPYSEALLGSKYCIHAKGFEVNTARIGDALYYGCVPVILADHYDLPYADILDWNRFSVIVATMDIPNLKKILQQISFNKYLKLQNHVTKVQKHFQWHHFPVDFDAFYMVMFELWLRRSHLGIPIF; encoded by the exons ATGGCGGCCTCCCATGTACATCGCATCATCTTCCCCAACACCTCTGATCTCTCTCGCCGTCTGAGAAAATATTCAGCCAAAGGATCATCTTTATTCCTTCTCCCTTTCTTCTTAGCTTTCACCTCCTCAATTCTCATCTTTTTCTACTCTTCTTATACATCAAAACTCAAGGAAAACGTCCCAACGGACCCGACCGGGCTCCATGCAAATCCATTCCTTGAGCTGCCAAAGCTCAAGTACCCCAACTCAATCACACAGGTTTCAGTACTGGGAACACACATCACGAGATCAAGACCAGATGATGATCAATTAGAACCTCGGAATACTACTTCTTCCAGGGTAACAGAACCAGAAAGCCCGCCATTTTCAGCGAGCTCTGCTGTTGGCGGTACTGGAGATGATCATCATGAAAGGCATCAATGGTGGAAGGAGGCAGTAAAAATTGGCTCGACAG GAGGCATGCAGGAGAAAAACGAGGATGTATTCCACGACCGAAACATATTTAAAGAGGAGTACCATCGAATGAATAGAACCCTAAAAATCTTCTCATATCCGCACCAAAAGAACGACCCTTTCGCCAATGTGCTGCTCCCCGTGCACTCTGAACCAACTGGAAACTACGCCAGCGAAAGCTACTTCAAGAAATCCCTTTTCAGTAGCCATTTCCTCACAGACGACCCTTCAGAGGCAGACCTCTTTTACTTGCCATTTTCGATTGCCGGCCTGAGACATGACAGGAGGATTGGGGTTGGCGGGATCAAAGATTTCATCAAAGATTACGTCCGAAAAATCAGCCGTGAATATCCTTACTGGAATCGAACCGGTGGGGCCGATCACTTCTACGTCGCCTGTCACTCCGTTGGGAGATCAGCTACGGAGAAAGCAGTTGAAGTGAAGTTAAACGCGATTCAAGTTGTGTGTTCTTCCAGCTACTTCTTGCAGGGGTATGTTGCTCATAAAGATGCGTCTATACCTCAGATTTGGCCGAGGAAAGGAAAGCCTCCGGTTCGTTTGCCATCAGAAAG GAAAAATCTTGCCTTCTATGCCGGAGCAATGAACTCTCGCGAGCGACGGTCTTTGATTGAACACTGGGGAAATGACACCAAGATCTTGGTCCATCGAGCCCGTCTCAAAACTCCATACTCAGAAGCCCTTTTGGGAAGCAAATACTGCATCCACGCGAAAGGATTCGAAGTGAACACTGCTCGAATAGGGGATGCATTGTACTACGGTTGCGTGCCAGTGATTTTAGCAGATCACTATGACCTTCCTTACGCTGATATCTTGGATTGGAACAGATTCTCAGTGATTGTTGCAACAATGGATATCCCAAATCTCAAGAAAATACTCCAACAAATAAGCTTTAATAAGTACTTGAAGTTACAAAATCATGTGACGAAGGTGCAGAAGCATTTCCAGTGGCACCATTTCCCAGTTGATTTTGATGCTTTTTACATGGTTATGTTTGAGTTATGGCTTCGAAGAAGTCATTTGGGGATTCCTATTTTTTGA
- the LOC140961506 gene encoding uncharacterized protein encodes MLRPRMAKNGAYFIGFLALCCWTAITNAEYTIYKDPKRPIIDRIKDLMEKMTLEEKVGQMTQIERAVASTEVMKKYYIGSVLSGGGSVPASQASPETWVDTVNSFQKGSLSTRLGIPMIYGIDAVHGHNNVYKATVFPHNVGLGATRDPGLVKKIGAATALEVRATGIPYVFAPCIAVCRDPRWGRCYESYSEDPAVVRSMTEIIPGLQGDIPANTSKGVPYMAGQNKVIACAKHYVGDGGTTEGINENNTVATRHGLLSIHMPAYNNAITKGVSTVMISYSSWNGLKMHANRNLVTGFLKNTQKFRGFVISDWQGIDRITSPPHANYTYSILAGITAGIDMIMVPYNYTEFIDGLISLVKSNFIPITRIDDAVKRILRVKFTMGLFEHPLADYSMTKYLGSQEHRELAREAVRKSLVLLKNGESGDEPVIPLPKKASKILVAGTHADNIGNQCGGWTIQWQGQSGNITSGTTILNAIKKTVDPKTEVVFVENPNSGYVKSHKFDYAIVVVGEPPYAETFGDNLSLTLSDPGPSIITTVCGSVKCVVVLITGRPVMIQPYLVQIDALVAAWLPGTEGQGVADALFGECGFSGKLPRTWFKTVDQLPMNVGDRHYDPLFPFGYGLTTEAVKV; translated from the exons ATGCTGAGACCAAGAATGGCAAAAAATGGGGCATATTTTATTGGATTTTTGGCATTGTGCTGCTGGACAGCAATAACTAATGCAGAGTATACGATTTACAAAGATCCAAAACGACCCATTATTGATCGAATCAAGGATCTGATGGAGAAGATGACCTTAGAGGAAAAGGTAGGCCAAATGACACAAATCGAACGGGCTGTTGCATCAACTGAAGTCATGAAGAAGTACTATATAG GAAGCGTACTGAGTGGTGGAGGAAGTGTTCCGGCTTCACAGGCATCCCCTGAGACCTGGGTGGACACGGTGAACAGCTTTCAGAAGGGCTCATTGTCTACCCGGCTTGGAATTCCGATGATATACGGAATCGATGCGGTTCACGGACACAACAATGTGTATAAGGCTACAGTTTTCCCCCACAATGTTGGCCTTGGAGCTACTAG AGATCCTGGACTGGTCAAGAAAATTGGAGCTGCAACTGCTCTTGAAGTCAGAGCTACTGGCATTCCATATGTTTTTGCACCTTGCATTGCG GTTTGCAGAGATCCAAGATGGGGTCGATGTTATGAAAGCTACAGCGAAGATCCAGCTGTGGTTCGTTCCATGACTGAGATTATACCTGGATTACAGGGAGATATACCTGCAAATACTTCAAAAGGAGTTCCCTACATGGCCGGACA GAATAAGGTAATAGCATGTGCGAAACACTATGTTGGTGATGGTGGAACCACAGAAGGGATAAATGAGAATAACACCGTAGCAACCAGGCATGGTTTGCTTAGTATTCATATGCCAGCATACAACAATGCTATCACCAAAGGCGTGTCGACGGTCATGATCTCGTACTCGAGCTGGAATGGGTTGAAGATGCATGCTAACCGCAATCTTGTCACCGGTTTTCTCAAAAACACTCAGAAATTCAGA GGATTTGTGATCTCGGATTGGCAAGGAATTGACCGAATCACTTCTCCACCTCACGCGAACTATACTTATTCTATCCTAGCTGGAATTACTGCTGGAATTGACATG ATCATGGTTCCGTATAATTATACAGAATTTATTGACGGCCTCATCTCCTTGGTGAAAAGTAACTTCATTCCAATTACCCGAATTGATGACGCCGTGAAGAGGATTTTAAGAGTTAAATTTACCATGGGTCTTTTTGAGCACCCGTTAGCTGATTATAGCATGACCAAGTACCTAGGAAGTCAG GAACATCGAGAACTGGCCAGAGAAGCCGTTAGAAAATCTCTTGTTCTGCTTAAGAATGGCGAATCTGGAGACGAGCCAGTGATACCACTTCCTAAGAAGGCATCAAAGATACTTGTTGCCGGAACACATGCTGACAATATCGGTAACCAGTGTGGCGGCTGGACGATTCAATGGCAAGGACAGAGTGGCAATATTACGTCTG GCACCACAATCTTGAAtgccatcaagaaaacagttgATCCTAAAACAGAAGTCGTGTTTGTGGAGAATCCCAATTCAGGATACGTTAAATCCCACAAATTCGATTATGCCATTGTTGTAGTAGGTGAACCACCATACGCAGAGACATTTGGAGACAACCTTAGCTTGACACTTTCTGATCCGGGACCAAGCATCATCACCACCGTCTGTGGGTCGGTGAAATGTGTAGTCGTTCTTATCACGGGCCGTCCGGTCATGATTCAGCCATATCTGGTTCAAATCGATGCACTTGTAGCTGCTTGGCTTCCAGGAACAGAAGGCCAAGGTGTTGCTGATGCTCTATTTGGAGAATGTGGTTTCTCAGGCAAACTTCCACGCACGTGGTTCAAAACCGTTGATCAACTTCCGATGAACGTCGGGGATCGACATTACGACCCGTTATTCCCATTTGGATATGGACTCACCACTGAAGCCGTGAAAGTTTAA
- the LOC140961993 gene encoding plant cysteine oxidase 2-like: protein MMTLEAPGFVEGKIRRFDDKVIKKKRSRKRIRMERHQQVTSVTLQRLYDTCLQVFKGIGTVPSPVHVKKLSHILDCMKPEDVGIREDLDFFKTKNYVQGSTRVTYATIHRCQKFSLCIFFLPATAVIPLHNHPEMTVFSKLLLGTMAIKAYDWVDPFNGYSTSKTRRLAKLKANTTFTAPCDTSVLYPTSGGNIHEFRAITPCAFLDVMGPPYSHDDGRDCSYYKDTPFHVLSDGEEFTEVKNEGRGYGWLEEIEIPQESEMDVIEYMGPKINIPDS, encoded by the exons aTGATGACACTAGAAGCTCCGGGTTTCGTAGAGGGAAAGATTAGGAGATTCGACGATAAGGTTATTAAGAAGAAGAGGTCACGTAAAAGGATTCGAATGGAGAGACATCAGCAGGTTACTTCCGTTACTCTGCAGAGGTTGTATGATACATGCCTACAAGTTTTCAAGGGAATTGGGACTGTTCCTTCTCCTGTGCATGTGAAGAAGTTGTCCCACATTCTTG ATTGTATGAAGCCTGAAGATGTTGGGATTCGGGAAGATCTGGATTTCTTCAAAACTAAGAATTATGTCCAAGGAAGTACGAGAGTTACTTATGCAACCATCCATAGATGTCAAAAGTTCTCG CTGTGCATTTTCTTCCTCCCCGCAACTGCTGTCATCCCTCTGCACAATCATCCTGAGATGACCGTTTTCAGCAAGCTTTTGTTGGGGACCATGGCCATTAAAGCTTATGATTGGGTTGATCCCTTCAATGGCTACTCGACTTCTAAAA CGAGACGACTAGCCAAGCTTAAGGCCAACACCACATTCACAGCACCATGCGACACTTCAGTGTTGTATCCTACATCAGGAGGAAACATACATGAATTCAGAGCCATAACACCATGTGCGTTTCTAGATGTCATGGGACCGCCTTATTCTCATGACGATGGGCGAGACTGTTCATACTATAAAGATACTCCGTTCCATGTTTTGTCAG ATGGAGAAGAATTCACAGAGGTTAAAAATGAAGGAAGAGGTTATGGATGGCTCGAGGAAATCGAAATCCCCCAGGAATCAGAGATGGATGTGATTGAATATATGGGTCCTAAAATCAATATTCCCGATTCTTAA
- the LOC140962088 gene encoding large ribosomal subunit protein uL30y-like, translating to MVEEVKGGVVPESVLKKQKRNEEWALAKAKELGEAKKKKAVTRKLICSKARLYAKEYEDQEKELIRLKREARLKGGFYVNPEAKLLFIIRIRGINAMHPRTKKILQLLRLRQIFNGVFLKVNKATMNMLHRVEPYVTYGYPNLKSVRELIYKRGYGKVNKQRTALTDNSIIEQVLGKHGIICMEDLIHEILSVGPHFKQANNFLWPFQLKAPLGGLKKKRNHYVEGGDAGNREDYINELIRRMN from the exons ATGGTTGAGGAAGTCAAAGGTGGTGTTGTTCCCGAGTCAGTTTTAAAGAAGCAGAAGAGGAATGAGGAATGGGCCCTTGCAAAGGCCAAAGAGCTTGGGGAAGCAAAGAAGAAGAAAGCTGTGACCCGAAAGCTGATCTGCAGTAAAGCAAGGCTGTATGCAAAAGAGTACGAGGATCAG GAAAAGGAATTGATCCGCTTGAAGCGTGAGGCTAGATTGAAGGGAGGCTTTTATGTCAATCCAGAAGCTAAGCTTTTGTTCATTATCAGAATCAGGGG AATCAATGCCATGCACCCAAGAACCAAGAAAATTTTGCAGCTTCTTCGTTTGCGTCAG ATCTTTAACGGAGTCTTTCTGAAAGTTAACAAGGCTACGATGAACATGCTTCATAGGGTTGAGCCTTATGTTACTTACGG TTACCCCAACCTTAAAAGTGTCCGCGAGTTGATCTACAAGCGTGGCTATGGAAAAGTCAATAAGCAAAGAACTGCATTGACTGATAACTCGATCATCGAGCAG GTGTTGGGTAAACACGGGATAATTTGCATGGAAGATCTTATTCACGAGATCTTGTCCGTTGGACCCCATTTCAAGCAAGCAAACAATTTCTTGTGGCCATTCCAACTCAAGGCACCTCTAGGTGGattgaagaagaagaggaaccATTATGTTGAGGGTGGTGATGCTGGTAATCGTGAGGATTACATCAATGAGCTTATTCGAAGGATGAACTGA
- the LOC140961484 gene encoding uncharacterized protein → MHEGGGCADVSPKTSFVLAVKPRQVLLEELQRNLAVAKAMERKRPENSAEQEESVLICSIALWLQNKGLLKVLKRFISATQIQDDDWKARALNLSEIFSKYLDTCNDTDKDNTKKKLEEPCAASAEQIGGAHCAVSEGIVNEKKIRKKGDVPAINSERTSEDAAIKEKANVSDLKLQSEKDCKTNGALIHGEQKSKTFNESTMEIVCELTPELGDELVKKQKDKKKKKSESTITAENQLNAISEMTKRKQKDLLSVASNDKQDSEVIVELKDKKKKKKMKTDDLVADDMNYALGINNKVFSDKNAEALDSEKPIDTASKKKSVEAAGVVVKESKKSSEKRKGLASDENEELPILDVVVGQSKLRKTDGVETRITLPGANGQADSHNKEENFQVGREREAGEILDGDPNNGAEKLSQPKSAAKQHKNSAEPKTVNAFQRVKIEEVEYVDERLQDNSYWAKHGAESGYGAKAQEILGQVKGRGFRHEKTKKKRGSYRGGQIDLQSHSIKFNYTDDD, encoded by the exons ATGCACGAAGGCGGAGGGTGTGCTGACGTAAGCCCTAAAACATCATTCGTGCTTGCAGTTAAGCCTCGCCAGGTGCTCCTCGAAGAACTTCAAAGAAACCTGGCGGTGGCCAAGGCAATGGAAAGGAAGCGGCCTGAAAACTCCGCTGAACAAGAAGAGTCTGTTTTGATTTGCTCCATAGCCCTGTGGCTTCAAAATAAAGGCCTACTCAAAGTCCTCAAACGTTTCATCTCCGCAACTCAAATTCAG GACGATGATTGGAAGGCCAGGGCGCTTAACTTGAGTGAGATTTTCTCCAAGTATTTGGATACTTG TAATGATACTGACAAAGATAACACCAAAAAGAAGCTGG AAGAACCGTGTGCTGCGTCAGCAGAGCAAATTGGTGGTGCACATTGTGCAGTGTCTGAAGGGATTGTAAATGAGAAGAAGATAAGGAAAAAGGGGGATGTCCCAGCCATCAATTCTGAAAGAACTTCTGAAGATGCTGCAATCAAAGAAAAAGCAAATGTATCAGATTTGAAGCTCCAATCGGAGAAAGACTGCAAGACAAATGGTGCCCTTATCCACGGTGAACAGAAATCGAAAACGTTTAACGAGTCTACAATGGAAATAGTTTGTGAATTAACACCAGAATTAGGGGATGAATTGGTTAAGAAACAAAAGgacaagaaaaaaaagaagtcaGAATCAACAATTACTGCTGAAAACCAATTAAATGCAATCTCTGAGATGACCAAAAGGAAACAGAAAGATCTACTATCAGTGGCAAGCAACGATAAACAAGATTCTGAGGTCATAGTTGAATTGAAagataaaaagaagaaaaagaaaatgaagactGATGATCTTGTAGCTGACGATATGAATTATGCATTGGGTATAAATAATAAGGTGTTTTCTGATAAAAATGCAGAAGCACTTGACTCAGAAAAACCAATTGATACCGCATCTAAAAAGAAATCAGTTGAGGCTGCTGGAGTTGTGGTTAAGGAATCTAAAAAGTCTTCTGAGAAAAGAAAAGGGCTGGCTTCTGATGAAAATGAAGAACTGCCTATTTTGGATGTGGTGGTTGGGCAATCAAAGCTTAGAAAAACCGACGGTGTTGAGACACGGATTACACTCCCTGGAGCCAATGGACAAGCTGACAGCCAcaataaagaagaaaattttcaagttGGTCGCGAGAGAGAAGCTGGTGAAATTCTTGATGGGGATCCAAACAATGGAGCGGAGAAACTGAGTCAACCAAAATCTGCTGCGAAACAGCATAAAAATTCTGCCGAG CCGAAAACGGTAAATGCGTTTCAAAGAGTTAAAATTGAAGAGGTGGAATATGTTGATGAGAGGCTTCAAGATAATTCTTATTGGGCTAAG CATGGTGCTGAAAGTGGTTATGGGGCAAAGGCACAAGAAATCCTCGGTCAGGTCAAAGGAAG GGGCTTCAGACATGAAAAAACCAAGAAGAAGCGTGGTAGCTATAGAGGAGGACAAATTGACCTGCAATCTCATTCGATAAAATTCAATTACACTGATGACGACTGA
- the LOC140961837 gene encoding plant intracellular Ras-group-related LRR protein 6-like — MLYEHQDILGMDYGRRKQVKRNRRAGVEETSGKLEIVDLSGMCLDALPKPQMNLAAICKLDLSNNNLQNIPESLTARLLNVVTLDVRSNQLKTLPNSIGCLSKLKVLNVSGNLLHSLPRTIENCRSLEELNANFNKLTQLPDTIGFELLNLRKLSINSNKIILLPHSISYLTNLQTLDARLNCLRSLPDDFENLVNLKILNVSQNFQYLTTLPYSIGLLMSLVELDVSYNKITRLPESMGCLKKLQKLSVEGNSLVSPPMDVIEQGLQAVKEYLCGKINGTHKTSSKKNSWLGKLARCGTFNGRNIPIDDREEYMMANYRSFDSSASPGYLTMFSPRRLFSPKSYFSR, encoded by the exons ATGCTGTATGAGCATCAGGatattctggggatggactacGGCAGGAGGAAGCAGGTGAAGAGGAACAGAAGGGCCGGAGTGGAAGAAACAAGTGGTAAGCTGGAAATAGTGGATCTGAGTGGGATGTGTTTGGATGCACTTCCCAAACCTCAGATGAATCTCGCCGCCATCTGTAAATTGGATCTATCCAACAATAATCTCCAG AATATTCCGGAATCTTTAACGGCAAGATTGTTGAATGTCGTTACTTTAGACGTGCGCTCAAATCAGCTCAAAACTCTCCCGAATTCAATCGGCTGTTTATCGAAGCTCAAGGTTTTGAATGTCTCAGGCAACCTTCTTCACTCACTTCCCAGAACCATTGAAAATTGCAG ATCTCTTGAAGAACTAAATGCAAATTTCAACAAGTTAACCCAATTACCCGACACCATTGGGTTTGAGCTTTTAAACCTTAGGAAACTCTCCATAAACTCAAACAAGATTATACTCCTACCTCACTCCATTTCCTATTTAACCAATCTTCAAACGCTGGATGCTCGTCTCAACTGTCTCCGGTCGCTACCGGACGACTTCGAAAACCTAGTGAACCTTAAGATCCTCAACGTGAGTCAAAACTTCCAATACCTAACCACCCTTCCATACTCCATAGGCCTTCTCATGTCTCTGGTCGAACTAGACGTCAGTTACAACAAAATCACTAGGTTGCCTGAATCTATGGGTTGTCTCAAGAAACTACAGAAGTTGAGTGTTGAAGGGAATTCGCTCGTATCGCCCCCTATGGACGTTATCGAGCAGGGATTGCAAGCCGTGAAGGAGTATTTATGTGGTAAGATCAATGGGACACACAAGACTTCGTCTAAGAAGAATTCTTGGCTGGGGAAGTTGGCTAGATGTGGCACGTTTAACGGTCGGAATATACCGATAGACGATAGGGAAGAGTACATGATGGCTAATTATAGGTCGTTTGATAGCTCGGCTTCACCTGGATACTTGACAATGTTCTCTCCTCGAAGACTCTTCTCACCTAAATCCTATTTCTCCAGATGA